GATTACCTAATGGAGTTCCAATTGAAGCCTCTACAGAAAAGCCGTTTGGTACTTTACTTAAAACAAAGTGCGGGCTAATCAGTTGAGTGTGCCATTTCTCTAATTTTGCAAGTCTTCCCTCCACATGTTCACGAATTGCAGGGGTGATTTCCATTTGTTTACTTGTGATATTGAGTGTCATAGCATTTACCTCTTTTGCTTAAATGAACCCTTCGGTTCCGTTCATCTTTAATAACAACATATCGACCTTGAACCACTTTTTCAAGTGCTTTTAGTCAAATAAAAAAACAAATGTTCAAAAATATGATCGGGATCTAATTTCTGAAAAAATATGATTTTCTTTCTATGCAAACTTGTTATGATGTAAAGCTGTAAACAACAAAGGGAAGCGCTCTGCTTCCCTTTTCTTTTTATGAGATGAATTAGGCTAATTCATCTTGATCATGTTGCGTCGCTTTTAAACGCTCAAAGTAATCTTTGGTTTCTGAAATAATCTCTTTGCGTAAACCAATTAATGCAACTAAGTTCGGGAAGGCCATTAAACCATTCACGATATCCGCTAAGATCCAGATTAAATCTAAGGTTAGGAATGAACCCGCTCCAACTAGAACAATAAACACGAAGCGATAAAATTTAATACCACGGATACCAACTAGGTAAAGGAAACAGCGTTCACCGTAGTAACACCAGCCTAAAATTGTGGTGAAAGCAAAAAATAATAAACCAACGGTTACAATAGTTGCACCGATTGATGTGCCTAAGCCCTGTGCAAAAGCGTAGTTGGTAACACTTGCACCAGAAAGCTCAGGATTACTCCATGCTCCCGTAATCACAAGAACTAAGCCAGTCATCGTACATACGATGATGGTATCTAAAAATGTCCCTGTCATCGAAATTAAACCTTGGCGAACGGGCTCTTTCGTTTGCGCTGCAGCAGCAGCAATAGGCGCACTTCCTAAACCTGATTCATTTGAAAAAATACCACGTGCAACACCCGATTGAATCGCTTTCATCACGGTAAAACCAACTGCACCGCCTAAAGCCGCTTGTGGGTTAAACGCACTCTGAATAATTAATGCAATTGCAGCAGGCAATTTGTCGTAATTAACGATTAAGATGATAATTGAGGTCGCCACATAGCCGATTGCCATAAAAGGCACAATCACTGAAGAAGCTGTCGCAATACGTCTTACACCACCGAGAATAATCATAGCGACCAATACGGTCACCACTGTTGCCGTAATAATAACGGGTACATTGAATGTGTCTTGCATCGCATGCGTAATGGCATTTATTTGAGGGAAGGTACCAATACCGAAAAAGGCCACTAATACCCCAAAGAGCGCAAATAATTTAGCTAACCATTTAATACCAAGACCACGCTCAATGTAATACATTGGTCCACCGGCCATAAA
This portion of the Haemophilus parainfluenzae T3T1 genome encodes:
- the raiA gene encoding ribosome-associated translation inhibitor RaiA; translation: MTLNITSKQMEITPAIREHVEGRLAKLEKWHTQLISPHFVLSKVPNGFSVEASIGTPLGNLLASATAEDMYKAINEVEEKLERQLNKLQHKGESRRADERLKDSFEK
- a CDS encoding alanine/glycine:cation symporter family protein; this translates as MSLQTTLSAISSFVWGPPLLILLSGTGLYLTLRLGFLQIRYLPRALSYLFARGANKGKGDVSSFAALCTALAATIGTGNIVGVATAVQAGGPGAIFWMWLVALLGMATKYAECLLAVKYRVRDKYGFMAGGPMYYIERGLGIKWLAKLFALFGVLVAFFGIGTFPQINAITHAMQDTFNVPVIITATVVTVLVAMIILGGVRRIATASSVIVPFMAIGYVATSIIILIVNYDKLPAAIALIIQSAFNPQAALGGAVGFTVMKAIQSGVARGIFSNESGLGSAPIAAAAAQTKEPVRQGLISMTGTFLDTIIVCTMTGLVLVITGAWSNPELSGASVTNYAFAQGLGTSIGATIVTVGLLFFAFTTILGWCYYGERCFLYLVGIRGIKFYRFVFIVLVGAGSFLTLDLIWILADIVNGLMAFPNLVALIGLRKEIISETKDYFERLKATQHDQDELA